A genomic window from Fibrobacterota bacterium includes:
- a CDS encoding isoleucine--tRNA ligase has translation MLQFREPEKNPSFPGLEGRILKFWEATKAFERQEEIRQGAEPFHFYDGPPFATGLPHYGHLLAGTLKDIVPRYWSLRGRSVDRRFGWDCHGLPVEAEIQKSLSLAGQAEIKAFGVDKFNEACRSIVLRYTGEWEKTVLRMGRWVHFQGGYRTMDPSFMESVWWVFKTCFDKGLIYEGYRVQPYSPKLATPLSNFEVNQGYRDRQDPSLTLKFYLEDDPDQAALLVWTTTPWTLPSNLAVALGADIPYVKIRSEGSVYWIAQPRLSAYFDEKKIDILETKLGSELAGRKYKPLFGYTPKLSEKQYTLLLADFVSTEDGAGAVHIAPSFGEEDFQLGAAEGLGLWDPLDADGRFTDDVPDWKGQEAKEADKAIIHALKEKGLVFKHETFVHSYPHCYRTGAPLLYRAMRTWFMGLDKPVTNPDGVTKTLKQWMIDSNQEITWVPGHIKDGRFGKWLDGARDWNLSRNRFWGTAIPVWKADDGQMVCVGSIEELARLSGRDPASITDLHTHFIDSIEIRTADGKTYDPSGKVYRRTSEVLDCWFESGSMPYAQLHYPFQNAEGFDRLFPADFIAEGLDQTRGWFYTLTVLGAALFQKPAFKNVIVNGILLAEDGQKMSKSLRNYPDPGIILEQIGADALRMYLIDSAAVKAEELRFSEAGVREVVRSVLLPLWNSLSLFCTYHNADRAKGQLSWDPSASLSSLALSELDRWILAELQDLLATIESEMEGFRLYNVVPEVVKFIDSLTNWYIRRSRRRFWKSTDDGDKVAAYATLHRVLKDFAVVLAPYMPFLAEEIWQILVAEVDPSAPRSVHHADMPRPDETLKDAQGIRRTHLARAIVELGRSLRSSNDLKVRQSLATLTVVPRSDEAAADVLAMKDVILEELNVKELVIERDESHLVSLSARPNFKTLGKKLGPALKAVGEALKSLSQEQLRDASEGKTISVCGHELSGEDLLIDRATKGDLVVLAAAEATVALDPKITPELRRECIARELQARIQARRKEMDLAVADRIRVVVKSASDEISLVIAEFGALLAEEVQADSLSHAKTQGDEAKIEGVDVAIEVEKA, from the coding sequence ATGCTCCAGTTTCGCGAACCTGAAAAGAATCCGTCGTTCCCTGGCCTGGAAGGCCGCATCCTGAAGTTCTGGGAGGCCACCAAGGCCTTCGAACGGCAGGAAGAGATCCGTCAGGGCGCCGAGCCCTTCCATTTCTACGACGGCCCTCCCTTCGCCACGGGGCTTCCCCATTACGGGCACCTCTTGGCCGGCACCCTAAAGGACATCGTGCCGCGCTACTGGAGCCTGCGTGGGCGCAGCGTGGATCGGCGTTTCGGCTGGGATTGCCACGGGCTTCCGGTGGAAGCGGAAATCCAAAAGAGCCTGAGCCTGGCGGGTCAGGCGGAAATCAAGGCCTTCGGCGTCGACAAGTTCAACGAGGCTTGCCGATCCATCGTGCTGCGCTACACCGGCGAATGGGAAAAGACCGTGCTGCGCATGGGGCGCTGGGTGCACTTCCAGGGCGGCTACCGCACCATGGATCCGTCGTTCATGGAATCGGTGTGGTGGGTGTTCAAGACCTGCTTCGACAAGGGACTGATCTACGAGGGCTACCGGGTCCAACCGTATTCTCCCAAGCTCGCCACGCCCCTTTCCAACTTCGAGGTGAACCAGGGCTACCGCGACCGACAAGATCCGTCGCTCACCCTCAAGTTCTACCTGGAAGACGATCCCGACCAGGCCGCTCTGTTGGTGTGGACCACCACGCCCTGGACCTTGCCCTCCAACCTGGCCGTGGCGTTGGGCGCGGACATCCCCTACGTCAAGATCCGTTCGGAAGGTTCCGTCTACTGGATCGCCCAGCCGAGACTTTCCGCCTATTTCGACGAGAAGAAGATCGATATCCTGGAGACCAAGCTGGGTTCGGAGCTGGCCGGGCGCAAGTACAAGCCGCTGTTCGGCTACACCCCGAAGCTTTCCGAGAAGCAATACACCCTCCTGTTGGCGGATTTTGTCAGCACGGAGGACGGCGCGGGCGCGGTCCACATCGCGCCCAGTTTTGGCGAAGAAGACTTCCAGCTGGGTGCGGCGGAAGGCTTGGGGCTTTGGGATCCGCTGGACGCCGACGGCCGGTTCACCGATGATGTCCCCGATTGGAAGGGCCAGGAAGCCAAGGAAGCCGACAAAGCCATCATCCACGCCCTGAAGGAAAAGGGGCTGGTGTTCAAACACGAGACCTTCGTGCACTCCTACCCCCATTGCTACCGCACCGGAGCACCGCTCTTGTACCGCGCCATGCGCACCTGGTTCATGGGGTTGGACAAGCCGGTGACAAATCCCGACGGGGTGACCAAGACCCTCAAGCAGTGGATGATCGACTCCAACCAGGAGATCACCTGGGTTCCCGGCCACATCAAGGACGGGCGCTTCGGGAAGTGGCTGGACGGCGCGCGCGACTGGAACCTGTCGCGCAACCGGTTCTGGGGCACGGCCATCCCCGTCTGGAAGGCCGACGACGGCCAGATGGTGTGCGTGGGTTCCATCGAGGAGTTGGCGCGGCTTTCCGGTCGCGATCCGGCCTCCATCACGGATCTCCATACCCATTTCATCGATTCCATCGAGATCCGCACCGCCGACGGCAAGACGTACGATCCGTCGGGCAAGGTCTACCGGCGCACCAGCGAGGTGCTCGATTGCTGGTTCGAATCGGGCTCCATGCCCTACGCCCAGCTGCACTACCCGTTTCAGAACGCCGAAGGCTTCGACCGCCTGTTCCCCGCCGACTTCATCGCCGAAGGCCTGGACCAGACGCGCGGCTGGTTCTACACCCTCACTGTGCTGGGTGCGGCCCTGTTCCAGAAGCCCGCCTTCAAGAACGTGATCGTCAACGGGATCCTGCTGGCCGAAGATGGTCAGAAAATGTCCAAGAGTCTGCGCAACTATCCGGATCCGGGCATCATCCTGGAGCAGATCGGCGCCGACGCCTTGCGGATGTATCTGATCGATTCGGCTGCGGTGAAGGCGGAAGAACTTCGCTTTTCCGAAGCCGGTGTGCGCGAGGTTGTGCGCTCCGTCCTGCTGCCTTTGTGGAATTCGCTATCGCTGTTTTGCACCTACCACAATGCCGATCGCGCCAAGGGGCAACTCTCGTGGGATCCTTCCGCGAGCCTGTCCAGCCTCGCCCTTTCGGAATTGGACCGCTGGATCCTGGCCGAATTGCAGGACCTGTTGGCCACCATCGAGAGCGAGATGGAAGGGTTCCGCCTCTACAACGTGGTGCCCGAGGTGGTCAAGTTCATCGACAGCCTCACCAACTGGTACATCCGCCGCAGCCGCCGCCGTTTCTGGAAGAGCACCGACGACGGCGACAAGGTGGCCGCCTACGCCACGCTCCATCGCGTGCTCAAGGACTTCGCGGTGGTGCTCGCCCCGTACATGCCCTTTTTGGCGGAAGAAATCTGGCAGATTTTGGTGGCCGAGGTGGATCCTTCCGCGCCACGTTCCGTGCACCACGCCGACATGCCGCGTCCGGACGAGACGCTGAAGGACGCGCAAGGCATCCGTCGTACGCATCTGGCTCGGGCCATCGTGGAGCTGGGACGCTCTCTGCGATCGTCCAACGACCTCAAGGTGCGCCAGAGCCTGGCTACGCTCACCGTGGTGCCGCGTTCGGACGAGGCCGCAGCGGACGTTTTGGCCATGAAGGACGTGATCCTGGAAGAGCTCAACGTCAAGGAGCTTGTCATCGAGCGGGACGAGTCCCACTTGGTGAGCCTTTCGGCCCGGCCCAATTTCAAGACCCTGGGGAAAAAACTCGGCCCCGCTCTCAAGGCGGTGGGCGAAGCGCTCAAGTCGCTTTCCCAGGAGCAGCTGCGGGATGCGTCGGAAGGCAAGACGATTTCCGTCTGTGGTCACGAATTGTCGGGAGAGGACCTCCTGATCGATCGCGCCACCAAGGGGGATCTCGTGGTGCTGGCCGCCGCCGAAGCCACGGTGGCCTTGGATCCGAAGATCACGCCCGAGCTTCGTCGCGAGTGCATCGCCCGCGAGCTGCAGGCCCGCATCCAGGCTCGCCGCAAGGAGATGGACCTGGCCGTGGCCGACCGCATCCGCGTGGTGGTGAAATCCGCATCCGACGAAATCAGCCTGGTGATCGCCGAGTTCGGCGCGCTCTTGGCCGAGGAAGTCCAGGCGGATTCCCTCTCGCATGCCAAGACGCAAGGCGACGAGGCCAAGATCGAAGGCGTGGACGTGGCCATCGAGGTGGAAAAGGCCTGA
- a CDS encoding cytosine permease, whose translation MSNNVNQQVEREVVFGIVPVLPRERKYNFPDAFLVLSGYCIATWSYTQGSYLAGLVGFQQLLIGAFFAAILLLAIYQLPTILSVRYGIDVWVWLKSVFGPRGVQIMTVTIIAINFPWYAVCADLFASSMANLAGVFGLQLPAITHAPLGIASVVVGTFIAYKGIGAITWTTRILVPLLLVLGLVVIYVGVTSVPTDVVWNYRPKVPANPDRMASYLLSIEANFAFVITLVGGMAGVPRLTRKENAGFWSGVFGQGLSGSLFVVVGAVMAIAMQHATGKMVDDPTLMLATLAGPALALCSLLLVAFANIGTQAVGSYLYAVMLKSSFKKADYRVLILILAAYVAALCAWGEITKHFGTFLTISACVYAPLAALLLVDFFFVRGQKLALRSAFGLPGHHAYDYTAGINWVGFFCVAAGIAMSLSIYNPLTGQIHCKALFYLTPTGFSFLGTGLLYFAMSKIPPIRSYLLRDRSEITV comes from the coding sequence ATGTCCAACAACGTGAACCAACAAGTGGAACGGGAAGTCGTCTTCGGGATCGTCCCGGTTCTGCCCCGCGAACGCAAGTACAACTTCCCCGACGCCTTCCTGGTTCTTTCCGGCTATTGCATCGCCACCTGGAGCTATACCCAGGGTTCGTATCTGGCGGGTTTGGTTGGATTCCAGCAATTGTTGATCGGCGCGTTCTTCGCCGCCATCCTCCTGTTGGCGATCTACCAGCTCCCCACGATCCTGTCCGTCCGCTACGGGATCGACGTCTGGGTCTGGCTCAAATCGGTCTTCGGTCCACGTGGCGTCCAGATCATGACGGTGACCATCATCGCCATCAACTTCCCATGGTATGCCGTGTGCGCCGATCTGTTCGCCTCTTCCATGGCCAACCTCGCGGGGGTTTTCGGCCTGCAGCTTCCCGCGATCACCCACGCGCCGCTGGGGATCGCCTCCGTGGTGGTCGGCACCTTCATCGCCTACAAAGGCATCGGCGCCATCACCTGGACCACGCGCATCCTGGTGCCCCTGCTGTTGGTCCTGGGGCTGGTGGTGATCTACGTGGGGGTGACTTCCGTTCCGACCGACGTGGTCTGGAACTACAGGCCCAAGGTCCCGGCCAATCCGGACCGGATGGCTTCCTACCTCCTTTCCATCGAGGCCAACTTCGCCTTCGTCATCACCCTGGTGGGAGGCATGGCGGGGGTTCCCCGGCTGACCCGCAAGGAGAACGCGGGTTTCTGGTCGGGGGTGTTCGGACAAGGATTGTCCGGCTCCCTGTTCGTGGTGGTGGGTGCGGTGATGGCCATCGCCATGCAGCACGCCACGGGCAAGATGGTGGACGATCCCACTCTGATGCTGGCGACCCTCGCCGGCCCGGCGCTGGCCCTCTGTTCGCTCCTGTTGGTGGCTTTCGCCAACATCGGGACCCAGGCGGTGGGATCGTACCTCTACGCGGTGATGCTCAAGTCCTCCTTCAAGAAGGCCGATTACCGGGTGCTGATCCTGATCCTGGCCGCCTACGTGGCCGCTCTTTGCGCCTGGGGCGAGATCACCAAGCATTTCGGGACATTCCTCACCATCAGCGCCTGCGTGTACGCCCCGTTGGCGGCACTGCTGCTGGTGGATTTCTTCTTCGTCAGAGGTCAGAAACTGGCACTGCGATCCGCCTTCGGACTCCCCGGCCACCACGCCTACGACTACACTGCCGGCATCAACTGGGTGGGCTTCTTCTGCGTGGCCGCAGGGATCGCGATGTCTCTTTCCATCTACAATCCATTGACCGGCCAGATCCATTGCAAGGCGCTGTTCTACCTCACGCCCACGGGTTTCTCATTCCTGGGCACGGGGTTGCTGTACTTCGCGATGAGCAAGATCCCGCCCATCCGCAGCTACCTGCTGCGCGACCGCTCCGAGATCACCGTCTAG
- a CDS encoding NAD-binding protein: protein MPIASAIVRGEPVEQHDPGPVAPLSTFSVVDTRLLKRAAAAWLLLIGFGTLGYRLLGGSEWSWLDALYMTIITIASVGYGEVHDLSGNMHARVFGILLIVASFAVVAVFAASLTAAILEGRLTHSLRRRRNMKALAKLTGHQVICGLGETGISAARELRANGLDFVCIDHDLSKVEHALSVVGEFPHVVGDSTLEEVLEKAGIQRAAGLLVASNDDRANVFLVITARGLNPQLKIVARAVDPQTTGKLRRAGATAVVAPNALGGLRLAAEMIRPHTTTFLDRMLYHSTGDTRMDEAVIPKGSPWDGVELAKVDIHANTGVVPLAIHLGEEQYLFNPPPHHIVRAGQAVIAVGSGQELDRLRKHLET from the coding sequence ATGCCTATTGCATCCGCCATCGTGCGAGGAGAACCGGTGGAGCAACACGATCCTGGACCGGTTGCTCCGTTGTCTACCTTTTCCGTCGTGGACACGCGCCTGTTGAAGCGGGCAGCGGCGGCCTGGCTTCTTCTGATCGGTTTCGGAACCCTGGGCTACCGGCTTTTGGGCGGATCGGAATGGAGCTGGTTGGACGCGCTGTACATGACGATCATCACGATCGCCTCGGTGGGCTATGGCGAAGTCCACGATCTGTCCGGGAACATGCACGCTCGCGTGTTCGGGATTCTTCTGATCGTGGCATCGTTTGCCGTCGTGGCCGTTTTCGCCGCCTCCCTGACCGCCGCCATCCTGGAAGGCCGACTCACCCACTCGCTGAGACGCAGGAGAAACATGAAAGCCCTCGCCAAACTCACCGGCCACCAGGTCATCTGCGGGCTGGGTGAAACCGGGATCTCGGCGGCGCGCGAGCTTCGCGCCAACGGCCTGGATTTCGTCTGCATCGACCACGATCTGTCCAAGGTGGAACACGCCCTGAGCGTGGTGGGGGAATTCCCGCACGTGGTGGGCGATTCCACCTTGGAAGAGGTTTTGGAGAAGGCGGGCATCCAGCGCGCCGCAGGATTGCTCGTGGCCTCCAACGACGACCGCGCCAACGTGTTTTTGGTGATCACCGCCCGCGGACTCAACCCCCAGTTGAAGATCGTGGCGCGCGCCGTGGATCCGCAGACCACCGGCAAGCTGCGCCGCGCCGGGGCCACCGCGGTGGTCGCCCCCAACGCGTTGGGCGGACTTCGCCTGGCCGCCGAGATGATCCGTCCCCACACGACGACATTTCTCGACCGCATGCTGTACCATTCCACCGGCGACACCCGCATGGACGAAGCCGTGATCCCCAAAGGGTCGCCCTGGGACGGAGTGGAACTGGCGAAGGTGGACATCCACGCCAACACCGGCGTCGTGCCGTTGGCCATCCATCTGGGCGAAGAACAATACCTCTTCAATCCTCCCCCCCACCACATCGTACGCGCCGGACAAGCCGTGATCGCGGTGGGCTCCGGACAGGAATTGGACCGCCTGCGCAAGCACCTGGAAACCTGA
- a CDS encoding helicase-associated domain-containing protein: MPPKRGKIDAPPPVRELSTEELEEEVARRLAPSAFPLGEPCVGPARDRVFVRVGARLEAPWVSGDLRFGFPVHTWDSWMVLGALAAEPVAKNRDGTIPQKWLKPVASKFVPVPEWWGMGSHPEQRTFSAFQHLDSLGALARQRGEVTGWAKYTINTKGSLLHRGGRVAFFQEVLAGEHLSVLDLSTDQMHSGLREAVVSALWLLRSCDVHDPGLGRMVKRRLLESLPADGSAVLKDVREAFGPRDPWIPDPTTQWSERKIEVSMDEVLDRIHQASSERILSHAVSAPYLHGLICRGVAPDGSFTMGLTDAGRRFLGLPPGLGAPAVRHAKVTAAYDVVFGRMDPAALSELSLYAQLTGTDHGLVGKITRASIQSAFSLGIAVSEIVASLETMASHPLPGNVKTALEDWARVAQPVKVREGVLLECPDEDTAGILERMGKGATERVGPTMVFLTDRKSLGALRKKASESGILI, from the coding sequence ATGCCACCCAAACGCGGAAAAATCGACGCCCCGCCACCGGTCCGGGAGTTGTCCACCGAAGAGTTGGAAGAAGAGGTGGCGCGACGCCTGGCTCCCTCCGCTTTCCCGCTGGGTGAACCATGCGTGGGGCCCGCACGCGATCGCGTGTTCGTCCGGGTTGGCGCGCGACTCGAGGCTCCATGGGTCAGCGGCGACCTGCGCTTTGGATTTCCGGTGCACACCTGGGATTCGTGGATGGTCCTGGGGGCGCTGGCCGCCGAGCCGGTCGCGAAAAATCGCGACGGCACCATTCCCCAGAAATGGCTCAAGCCGGTCGCATCCAAATTCGTGCCGGTTCCCGAATGGTGGGGCATGGGATCTCACCCGGAGCAGCGGACCTTTTCCGCTTTCCAACACTTGGATTCCCTGGGAGCCTTGGCGCGACAGCGGGGCGAGGTGACCGGCTGGGCCAAATACACGATCAATACCAAGGGGAGCCTTCTGCATCGCGGGGGGAGAGTGGCGTTTTTCCAGGAGGTCCTGGCCGGCGAGCATCTGTCTGTGCTCGATTTGTCCACCGACCAGATGCACTCGGGCTTGCGGGAGGCGGTGGTTTCGGCGCTTTGGTTGCTGCGAAGTTGCGATGTCCACGACCCGGGCCTGGGCAGGATGGTGAAACGACGGTTGCTGGAGTCGTTGCCCGCCGACGGTTCGGCCGTGCTGAAGGACGTGCGGGAAGCCTTCGGCCCCCGGGACCCCTGGATTCCGGATCCCACCACGCAATGGTCGGAACGGAAGATCGAGGTGTCGATGGACGAGGTTCTCGATCGGATCCATCAAGCTTCCTCAGAGCGGATTCTGTCACATGCGGTTTCCGCTCCTTATCTGCACGGGCTGATCTGCCGAGGCGTGGCCCCGGACGGATCCTTCACCATGGGATTGACCGACGCCGGTCGGAGGTTTCTGGGGCTTCCTCCCGGACTGGGCGCCCCCGCCGTGCGCCATGCCAAGGTCACCGCCGCCTACGATGTCGTGTTCGGAAGGATGGATCCCGCCGCGCTTTCGGAACTGTCCCTCTACGCCCAGTTGACCGGCACAGACCACGGTCTGGTGGGGAAGATCACCCGCGCCAGCATCCAAAGCGCGTTCTCGCTCGGGATCGCCGTGTCGGAAATCGTTGCGTCCCTGGAAACCATGGCCTCCCATCCGTTGCCGGGAAATGTCAAGACTGCGCTCGAAGATTGGGCGCGCGTGGCGCAGCCGGTCAAGGTGCGCGAAGGCGTCCTGCTGGAATGTCCCGACGAGGACACCGCGGGGATCCTGGAACGGATGGGGAAAGGCGCCACCGAGCGCGTGGGCCCCACCATGGTCTTCCTCACCGACCGCAAGTCGCTGGGAGCGTTGCGGAAGAAGGCGTCGGAGTCCGGCATCCTGATCTGA
- a CDS encoding LytTR family transcriptional regulator gives METIQVVIQAEDSPLSRELEHRIQKAIAGFSGPKASVRLTRVAAPSPVAKGIAVRIGRRVRMLDPREILHARSQDDHCVVATDEGSFVVRCSLSRLESFLEPGRWARVHRGHLVRVDRIDGWRILSGGAMVIRMRPPGGEVPVSRSRRSRVRALLGKPKLAG, from the coding sequence GTGGAAACGATCCAAGTCGTGATCCAAGCCGAAGACTCCCCCCTCAGCCGCGAGCTGGAGCACCGGATCCAAAAAGCGATCGCCGGATTCTCCGGCCCGAAGGCATCGGTCCGGCTCACGCGCGTCGCCGCACCTTCGCCGGTGGCCAAGGGCATCGCGGTTCGGATCGGACGGCGGGTGCGGATGCTGGATCCCCGGGAGATCCTCCATGCGCGCAGCCAGGACGACCATTGCGTGGTGGCCACCGACGAGGGCAGTTTCGTGGTGCGCTGCAGCCTTTCCCGCCTCGAATCCTTCCTGGAACCCGGGCGATGGGCGAGGGTGCATCGAGGGCATCTGGTCCGGGTGGACCGGATCGATGGGTGGCGGATTTTGTCCGGAGGCGCGATGGTGATCCGGATGCGTCCGCCGGGGGGCGAGGTTCCCGTGAGTCGCAGCCGTCGATCCAGGGTCCGCGCCTTGTTGGGGAAACCGAAGCTGGCTGGCTGA
- a CDS encoding phosphatidylserine/phosphatidylglycerophosphate/cardiolipin synthase family protein: MNEVFDSSAFGSEMDRLTGSVERRGNACLFLPSGVQSYRERWRLLAGAKHQVHAVAFSVMNDDTSRRMASEMRRLARSGAQARLILDDGVYWTTFCGKILESIEDGGGEVLHYHKLFRDLLPDLSKGRPFHQIAHNVKLKLKRHFHEKYMVVDGTAAVLGGLNWGDKYALGGQEPKAWRDTDVLLTGPVVADIQDRFVTDWYRYQAQNEQADNLRRRGFDPQECIERWRNQELADRDAFKQRWFPNLEATGDLPIRYVAHKPWDENRGQLTNAMLHVIDNAKETLWWGCHGIRPPRMLAEALIKAAARGVDVRLFTNSKVSAQTLMLRGLFGWMYWESSNHYKTLLEGGIRIFEWQKPGAFHSKNMVADSRYASVGSYNIANGSCFHHTESNVFIRDRAFAEQVAAQFEIDTKDCLEITLAQAKTPSAKHDPFLRPLRDRCFIVDPGMWPKSVAEDLAAGKFLPF, from the coding sequence ATGAATGAAGTGTTCGATTCCAGCGCCTTCGGCTCCGAGATGGATCGCTTGACGGGATCTGTCGAAAGGCGGGGAAACGCCTGCCTGTTTCTGCCCAGCGGCGTGCAGTCCTACCGCGAGCGGTGGAGACTCCTGGCCGGTGCGAAGCACCAGGTGCACGCCGTGGCGTTCAGCGTGATGAACGACGACACTTCCCGGCGCATGGCCTCCGAGATGAGGCGGTTGGCCAGATCCGGCGCGCAGGCCCGGTTGATCCTGGACGACGGAGTCTACTGGACGACGTTTTGCGGCAAGATCCTGGAATCCATCGAGGATGGGGGCGGGGAAGTCCTCCACTACCACAAGCTCTTTCGCGATCTCCTGCCCGATCTTTCCAAAGGGCGCCCTTTCCACCAGATCGCCCACAACGTCAAGCTCAAGCTCAAGCGCCACTTCCACGAGAAGTACATGGTGGTGGACGGTACCGCGGCCGTTCTGGGAGGTCTCAATTGGGGCGACAAGTACGCGTTGGGAGGCCAGGAGCCCAAGGCCTGGCGGGACACGGACGTGCTTTTGACCGGACCGGTGGTCGCAGACATCCAGGACCGGTTCGTGACCGATTGGTACCGCTACCAGGCGCAGAACGAACAGGCCGACAACCTGCGCAGGCGGGGGTTCGATCCGCAGGAGTGCATCGAGCGCTGGAGAAACCAGGAATTGGCGGATCGCGACGCTTTCAAGCAGCGGTGGTTCCCCAATCTGGAGGCCACGGGAGATCTCCCGATCCGTTATGTCGCCCACAAGCCTTGGGACGAGAACCGAGGCCAGTTGACCAACGCGATGCTCCATGTGATCGACAACGCCAAGGAGACGCTCTGGTGGGGCTGCCACGGCATCCGGCCTCCGCGCATGCTGGCGGAAGCGCTGATCAAAGCGGCCGCAAGGGGAGTGGACGTGCGGCTGTTCACCAACTCGAAGGTGTCGGCGCAGACCTTGATGCTGCGCGGACTGTTCGGTTGGATGTACTGGGAAAGCTCCAACCACTACAAGACCTTGCTGGAGGGCGGGATCCGGATCTTCGAGTGGCAGAAGCCGGGTGCGTTCCACTCCAAGAACATGGTGGCGGATTCCCGCTACGCGTCGGTCGGCTCCTACAACATCGCCAACGGCTCGTGTTTCCACCACACGGAAAGCAACGTGTTCATCCGCGATCGGGCCTTCGCCGAGCAGGTGGCCGCGCAATTCGAGATCGACACGAAGGACTGCCTGGAAATCACCCTGGCCCAGGCCAAGACGCCTTCGGCGAAGCACGATCCCTTCCTCCGTCCATTGCGGGATCGGTGCTTCATCGTGGATCCCGGCATGTGGCCAAAATCCGTCGCCGAGGATCTCGCGGCGGGGAAATTCCTTCCCTTCTGA
- a CDS encoding hydroxymethylglutaryl-CoA reductase, producing the protein MARSHLDIRSFRSSLPPLPDPIQADPNAQIVSNPPKIAQLEPERDAGLCEGNVEHYGGWLRVPVGIAGPLRVQGVHARGDYYVPLATTEGALVASYHRGCHAITLSGGCLASVLAEGIQRSPGFRFLNLLDAGSFSLWASESFEAFQREAATTTRHGKLVDLRAVVEGNHVWLILEFTTGDAAGQNMVTLASDAICRYIVRESPIPVVRWYLEANMSGDKKACGQTFGSVRGRKVSAEVVVPRAVTERTLGCTPEELADYWQMSAVGGVLSGSMGFQGHFANGLAALYLATGQDAACVAESAVGVTRAECTSNGDLYATVTLPDILVGTVGGGTRLPTQAACLASLNLPQSHSARALAEIAGSLCLAGELSICAAMASGNFARAHRVLSRKRPSKH; encoded by the coding sequence ATGGCACGATCACACCTGGATATCCGTTCGTTCCGATCTTCCTTGCCGCCACTGCCTGATCCCATCCAGGCAGATCCAAACGCGCAGATTGTTTCGAATCCCCCCAAGATCGCGCAGCTCGAGCCCGAGCGCGATGCCGGTCTGTGCGAAGGGAACGTGGAACACTACGGTGGCTGGTTGCGTGTCCCGGTGGGCATCGCAGGGCCCCTTCGTGTGCAAGGGGTCCATGCCCGTGGCGACTACTACGTCCCGCTGGCCACCACCGAAGGCGCGTTGGTCGCGTCCTACCACCGTGGCTGCCACGCGATCACGCTCTCCGGCGGATGCTTGGCTTCCGTATTGGCCGAGGGCATCCAACGATCCCCCGGTTTTCGTTTTCTGAATTTGCTGGATGCAGGTTCATTTTCGCTGTGGGCCAGCGAATCGTTCGAAGCCTTCCAACGGGAAGCCGCCACCACCACCCGCCACGGAAAACTCGTGGACCTGCGTGCCGTGGTGGAGGGGAACCATGTCTGGCTGATCCTGGAGTTCACCACGGGCGACGCGGCCGGGCAGAACATGGTCACTTTGGCATCGGATGCCATCTGCAGATACATCGTGCGAGAAAGCCCCATTCCCGTGGTGCGCTGGTACCTGGAAGCCAACATGTCCGGCGACAAGAAGGCCTGCGGACAGACCTTCGGCAGCGTGCGCGGACGCAAGGTCAGCGCCGAGGTCGTGGTTCCTCGCGCGGTCACCGAACGGACCCTTGGATGCACCCCGGAAGAACTGGCCGACTACTGGCAGATGTCGGCGGTGGGTGGAGTCCTTTCCGGCAGCATGGGATTCCAAGGCCACTTCGCCAACGGCTTGGCCGCCCTGTATCTGGCCACGGGACAGGACGCCGCCTGCGTGGCGGAATCCGCCGTCGGCGTCACCCGGGCGGAATGCACCTCCAATGGCGACCTCTACGCCACCGTCACATTGCCCGACATCCTGGTGGGGACCGTGGGCGGCGGCACCCGGCTTCCCACCCAGGCGGCCTGCCTGGCCTCCCTGAACCTGCCCCAATCCCACTCGGCCCGCGCGTTGGCGGAAATTGCCGGATCGCTCTGCCTGGCCGGAGAGCTTTCCATCTGTGCGGCCATGGCTTCGGGAAACTTCGCCCGCGCGCACCGGGTCCTGTCCCGCAAGCGCCCCAGCAAACATTGA